In a genomic window of Zingiber officinale cultivar Zhangliang chromosome 9B, Zo_v1.1, whole genome shotgun sequence:
- the LOC122022883 gene encoding probable protein S-acyltransferase 22 gives MVFALLLLILQWAVGMLVLILCFVERRRFSAEIVSKLGSSFSLAPFIIVVAVCTLLAMVATLPVAQLFFFHILLIKKGISTYDYIIALREQDQEQEQLAVGGQQSPQMSQVSSFTGLSSTSSFNQFHRGAWCTPPRLFLEDQVSYFHYLESYCECNLPWLRLFLKNLLIRFFLLYEANPFN, from the exons aTGGTGTTTGCTCTTCTCTTG CTTATTCTGCAGTGGGCTGTTGGGATGCTTGTGCTGATACTGTGTTTTGTTGAGAGAAGGAGATTTTCTGCTGAAATTGTTTCAAAGCTGGGTAGTAGCTTTTCCTTGGCACCCTTTATCATTGTGGTG GCTGTGTGCACTTTATTAGCCATGGTTGCTACTCTTCCAGTTGCACAACTTTTCTTCTTccatattcttttaataaaaaag GGAATCAGCACCTATGATTACATTATTGCTTTGAGGGAGCAAGATCAGGAGCAGGAGCAACTTGCTGTTGGTGGGCAGCAAAGTCCGCAAATGTCCCAAGTGAGCTCTTTTACTGGACTAAGCAGCACCAGTTCTTTCAATCAATTCCATCGGGGTGCATGGTGTACTCCGCCAAGATTATTCCTTGAGGATCAggtatcatactttcattatttAGAAAGTTATTGTGAATGTAATTTACCATGgttaagattatttttgaaaaaccttttaataagattttttttactgtACGAGGCAAATCCatttaattaa